The following coding sequences are from one Candidatus Aegiribacteria sp. window:
- a CDS encoding Hpt domain-containing protein, whose protein sequence is MSSELPVLDRSVLMESLGNDKELIKEILELFKDTTPEIVENLDNAANEGNIEEVKRNAHSLKGSAGNIGAKALEESMRNIEAACAKNELEGIRNKVSGAIGEYNLLKSELDSQ, encoded by the coding sequence ATGAGCAGTGAATTACCTGTACTGGACAGATCGGTTCTTATGGAATCACTTGGAAATGACAAAGAACTGATCAAAGAAATTCTGGAGCTATTTAAAGACACTACTCCGGAAATCGTTGAGAACCTTGATAACGCCGCCAACGAAGGTAATATCGAAGAAGTTAAAAGGAACGCGCATTCACTTAAAGGCTCGGCAGGAAATATCGGCGCCAAAGCCCTTGAGGAATCTATGAGAAATATTGAAGCCGCATGCGCCAAAAATGAACTTGAGGGAATCCGGAATAAAGTCAGTGGCGCAATCGGTGAGTACAATCTGCTCAAGTCGGAACTTGACAGTCAGTGA
- a CDS encoding response regulator: MNEQIHAEILNSVMESILIVDNDNGIVFSNPTLGQLFEVDKNEDLTGRSFLDFVSKNYCNTVDEQTGMRKDGESSRYELQIVTAKNNLKWVSLSVCPRLNDKGKTIGAIATITDITKRKQIELELAESENRFRDIAMCSADWLWETDRNGVYTYCSDNVIDSLGYSASEVLGKSPFDFMLPEEVRSMKEVYLDLLRNKEKIVNLENRNIHKNGDMKVFLTNGTPMLGINGQLLGYRGVDRDITEKKLSEEKLKDALSDNIKILESLPVGIMIIGRDKHIKYVNRVAGNMTGCDPEDLIGKICHDCICHSEVGKCPIIDLNQSVDSRETTLGCVGGVELPVIKSVLPIVLNDKEILLEVFLDNTEQNRARAELERTSSLKSSFLANMSHEIRTPMNGVIGMTELLLDTKLSPEQFDYARIIKQSAESLMSIINDILDFSRIEAGKLELEEINFDLRTMLDDIADFISIQTGQKDIELLLKIDPDVPSLLKGDPGRVRQVITNLLGNAVKFTSHGEISLSVDVIRHKDNRVLMKFTVSDTGIGIAPDKLDALFQPFTQADASTTRKYGGTGLGLTISKQLTKLLGGTIGAESIEGEGSNFWFTADLKVRKTSRTTTITGSEEKKLIESIRILIVDDNKTNRDILSGMLKNCGCRHGKANSGIEALSMLREAHTKNDPYNIAVLDMQMPDMNGELLGREIKNDKALSDTILMIMYTSIASRGDAARMSEAGFSAFLTKPVTFSQFKACLLSVLSKSDEPDGDNRGIITKHSISEARKENLRILLAEDNPVNRMVALKILEKLGYIAHPVENGTKAIEELEKNHYDLVLMDIQMPEMDGLEATRLIRDPESSVLDHDIPVIAMTAHAMEGDRDIGIQSGMNDYITKPVHPDRLSKKIKAVITEKRKREAT; this comes from the coding sequence ATGAATGAGCAGATTCACGCGGAGATTCTGAATTCCGTTATGGAAAGCATCCTTATTGTTGATAACGATAATGGAATAGTATTCTCCAATCCCACTCTTGGCCAATTGTTCGAAGTGGATAAGAACGAAGATCTCACAGGCAGGAGTTTCCTTGATTTCGTCTCAAAAAATTACTGTAATACTGTCGACGAACAAACAGGCATGAGAAAAGATGGTGAATCATCAAGGTATGAACTTCAGATAGTAACTGCGAAGAACAATCTAAAATGGGTTTCCCTCTCGGTCTGTCCCAGGCTTAACGATAAGGGTAAAACTATCGGAGCCATCGCCACAATTACCGATATAACCAAGAGAAAACAGATTGAACTTGAACTCGCAGAAAGCGAGAACCGGTTCAGAGATATTGCGATGTGCAGCGCCGACTGGCTCTGGGAAACAGACAGAAACGGCGTATACACCTACTGCTCGGATAATGTAATCGATTCCCTTGGATACTCAGCCAGTGAAGTATTAGGAAAATCACCGTTTGATTTCATGCTGCCTGAGGAAGTACGATCTATGAAAGAGGTATATCTCGATCTCCTCAGAAATAAGGAGAAAATAGTGAACCTGGAGAACAGGAATATTCACAAAAATGGAGATATGAAAGTGTTCCTGACAAATGGCACTCCAATGCTTGGCATTAACGGACAGCTGCTCGGTTACCGGGGCGTAGACAGGGATATCACAGAGAAAAAACTCTCGGAGGAGAAACTCAAGGATGCGCTGAGCGACAACATCAAAATACTTGAATCCCTTCCTGTGGGTATAATGATAATAGGCCGGGACAAACATATAAAGTATGTAAACCGTGTTGCCGGAAACATGACAGGCTGCGATCCAGAAGATCTCATCGGGAAAATATGCCATGACTGCATATGTCATTCTGAAGTAGGCAAATGTCCCATTATTGATCTGAATCAAAGCGTGGACAGTCGCGAAACAACTCTGGGCTGTGTCGGTGGCGTCGAACTGCCTGTCATTAAATCGGTACTTCCCATTGTACTGAACGATAAGGAGATCCTGCTTGAAGTATTTCTTGATAATACCGAACAGAACAGGGCCAGAGCAGAGCTGGAAAGGACCAGCAGTCTGAAAAGCAGTTTTCTCGCGAATATGAGCCACGAAATAAGAACACCCATGAACGGTGTGATTGGAATGACCGAACTTCTTCTGGATACGAAGCTTTCACCTGAACAGTTCGACTACGCCAGAATAATCAAGCAGAGCGCGGAATCATTGATGTCGATAATAAACGATATACTGGATTTTTCCAGGATCGAAGCAGGCAAGCTTGAACTTGAGGAAATCAATTTCGATCTTCGAACGATGCTTGATGACATTGCTGATTTCATCTCTATCCAGACCGGTCAGAAAGACATCGAGCTGCTTCTGAAGATTGATCCGGACGTTCCATCCCTTCTTAAAGGAGATCCCGGAAGGGTGAGACAGGTAATCACCAACCTTCTTGGCAACGCCGTCAAGTTCACTTCTCATGGCGAGATATCGCTTAGCGTTGATGTTATCAGACATAAAGATAATAGAGTTCTGATGAAGTTCACTGTCAGTGATACAGGCATAGGGATTGCTCCTGACAAACTGGATGCTCTGTTCCAGCCTTTTACACAGGCCGATGCATCAACAACAAGGAAATACGGAGGCACAGGACTGGGTCTGACCATTTCGAAACAGCTTACCAAGCTTCTTGGAGGGACGATCGGAGCCGAGAGCATTGAGGGAGAAGGTTCAAATTTCTGGTTCACAGCTGATTTAAAGGTTAGAAAAACATCCAGAACTACGACTATTACCGGATCAGAAGAGAAAAAACTTATTGAGTCAATCAGGATTCTCATTGTGGATGATAATAAAACTAACAGAGACATACTCTCCGGAATGCTCAAAAACTGTGGTTGCAGGCATGGAAAAGCAAATTCCGGCATTGAAGCCCTGTCTATGCTTAGAGAAGCGCATACAAAAAACGATCCATATAACATCGCTGTTCTTGACATGCAGATGCCGGATATGAACGGTGAGCTCCTTGGGAGAGAAATAAAGAATGATAAGGCATTATCAGACACTATTCTGATGATAATGTACACATCAATAGCTTCAAGAGGGGATGCCGCAAGAATGTCAGAAGCGGGATTTTCCGCCTTTCTTACAAAACCTGTAACTTTCTCCCAGTTCAAAGCCTGTCTTCTGAGTGTTCTCAGCAAAAGCGATGAACCGGACGGTGACAACAGGGGAATAATTACAAAACATTCGATCAGTGAAGCAAGAAAGGAAAACCTTAGAATCCTCCTGGCAGAGGACAATCCCGTAAACAGAATGGTTGCCTTAAAAATACTGGAAAAACTCGGATATATCGCTCATCCCGTTGAAAACGGTACAAAAGCGATTGAGGAACTCGAGAAGAATCACTACGATCTTGTACTTATGGACATACAGATGCCTGAAATGGACGGACTTGAAGCAACCAGGCTGATTAGAGACCCGGAATCAAGTGTACTTGACCACGATATTCCTGTTATCGCAATGACCGCCCATGCCATGGAAGGCGACAGGGATATAGGCATCCAGTCCGGAATGAACGATTATATAACAAAACCGGTCCATCCCGACCGGTTGTCCAAAAAGATCAAGGCAGTAATTACAGAGAAAAGGAAACGGGAGGCAACATGA
- a CDS encoding sodium:solute symporter, with protein sequence MLVNYLAVGAYAALIIIIGLKGMRKTSSYNDFLLGGGNVGPWMTAFSYGTAYFSAVLFIGFAGKLGWGFGLSALWIALGNTLIGVLGVWLLLGNRIKTATHSLDVKTMPEYLEARFQSPFLKGFTALAIFIFFVPYTAAVFMGLSYLFESTFGLPYTWILLFMGLFTGIYLIMGGYKSMAMIDVIFGIIMTIGVIVLLWFNIEKGGGIPNIVSSLKAIEPKLIAPVGPPGIVPLLSLVFLTSVAPFAMPQLLQKFYAIRDKRAVKIGTIASTVFAILVTGIAYFTGALTRIFLSPSTSPGAFGEGGAPIFDALIPELLTTVIPAALTVIILLLVLSASMSTLAALVLISSSTVTKDFYHGFVNREASDSSLTRLGRLSSGFFIILSMILAWMKPAVIVTILSISWGAIASVFLGPFIWGLFSRKLGKPGAIVSSISGLGTCLVLFFLWGSSKVPQAASVGMLVSLAVPAVFVLFRRLRSS encoded by the coding sequence ATGCTAGTCAACTATCTCGCAGTGGGAGCTTACGCGGCGCTTATCATAATAATCGGCCTTAAGGGGATGCGAAAAACCAGTTCGTATAACGATTTTCTTCTGGGAGGGGGCAACGTAGGCCCATGGATGACTGCGTTTTCCTACGGTACCGCTTACTTCTCCGCAGTCCTGTTCATAGGTTTCGCCGGAAAACTCGGCTGGGGGTTCGGTCTCTCAGCTCTCTGGATAGCCCTTGGCAACACTCTTATCGGTGTTCTTGGTGTTTGGCTTCTACTTGGTAACAGGATTAAAACAGCCACCCATTCCCTTGATGTAAAAACCATGCCTGAGTACCTTGAAGCAAGATTCCAGAGCCCTTTCCTTAAAGGTTTCACCGCACTGGCAATCTTCATCTTCTTCGTGCCCTATACTGCTGCGGTATTCATGGGGCTCAGTTACCTGTTCGAATCCACATTCGGGCTTCCATACACCTGGATACTTCTGTTCATGGGTCTATTCACCGGGATTTACCTGATTATGGGCGGTTACAAATCCATGGCGATGATAGATGTCATCTTTGGAATTATAATGACGATAGGCGTCATCGTGCTGCTGTGGTTCAATATAGAGAAGGGTGGAGGCATACCGAACATCGTATCCAGCCTGAAGGCTATCGAACCGAAGCTTATCGCTCCGGTAGGGCCCCCCGGGATAGTGCCACTTCTTTCTCTGGTATTCCTGACCAGTGTAGCTCCGTTCGCAATGCCCCAGCTTCTTCAGAAATTCTATGCGATCCGCGACAAAAGGGCCGTGAAAATTGGAACCATAGCTTCTACTGTTTTTGCGATACTTGTCACTGGCATAGCCTATTTCACCGGAGCTTTAACCCGAATATTCCTTTCACCCTCAACATCTCCGGGGGCGTTCGGGGAGGGAGGGGCACCTATTTTCGATGCCCTTATACCGGAACTTCTTACTACGGTAATCCCAGCGGCTCTTACCGTAATTATTCTCCTCCTTGTTCTTTCTGCCTCGATGTCAACGCTGGCGGCTCTGGTACTCATCTCCAGTTCCACAGTTACAAAAGATTTCTATCACGGTTTTGTAAACCGGGAAGCCTCAGATAGCTCTCTTACACGACTTGGCAGGCTGAGCAGCGGGTTCTTCATAATTCTTTCAATGATACTTGCCTGGATGAAACCCGCTGTCATTGTGACCATACTGTCCATTTCCTGGGGCGCGATAGCTTCCGTATTCCTCGGACCATTCATATGGGGTCTTTTCTCCAGAAAGCTTGGAAAGCCCGGAGCAATAGTCTCGTCGATATCCGGGCTGGGAACCTGCCTGGTACTCTTTTTCTTATGGGGCTCGTCCAAGGTTCCACAGGCAGCTTCAGTCGGAATGCTCGTGTCTTTGGCTGTACCTGCTGTTTTCGTACTGTTCCGCAGGCTGAGATCATCGTGA